Proteins encoded by one window of Salvia splendens isolate huo1 chromosome 14, SspV2, whole genome shotgun sequence:
- the LOC121764232 gene encoding uncharacterized protein LOC121764232, whose translation MIEDGEQVLTEEEDIRKSTENFFKRLLTEDVGPLVDPDLDIISSLPPHVDMDLLEKAPVAEEVRQIIFSMNVDSATGPDGYSALFFQSCWDIIGGDVTEAVLDFFGGSQIPRGIAATLIVLVPKKKNPTRWAEFRPISLCNVMNKIISKLLASRMAPLLPLLTVPNQSGFVKGRLLSDNVLLAKELFHEIWKGVTSPNMVLKLDMEKAYDRVQWSFLLKVLGKMGFLEKWLMMIGNCITPCWFSVLINGSVAGFFKSTRGLRQGDPISPSLFILAADYLSRLLDHLILDRKEMLCRTARYTMGISHLAYADDIMIFSQAKSSSILQITECLKHYMEVSGQKVNVSKSCFYLDKKHIAWAREVREVLEPTKGAMRQIEQVMALLADTVEAFSIKMWWWFRGSNRFSPMRRRLFKVGELCREQVRWVVGDGNINFWYDSWVKEYPLASRYNSRPLLPSLKVSDLWTGEQWNEMELWRMMEEEGLPEDVVVQILQIPFDRRVRDRGRWKLTGNGEFSVASAWELVRSKAGKRLIFEMIWGKERNESVHREKVFEVGNVIKKVNTQLRYLVLAKLIGPDQWRGCCPQLDVMVGVTSVGRRGRVERVQWRSPDMGWVKINVDGAFSPNTHRAGGGVVRDCEGEILSAFAAGFEVRSGLGAEVAAVLVGVALAKQCGRNIWIESDAELVVRWLDTGQLGPSEVCVELAKVRRELEESRLETDVYKGFGAFSGKSVMQARSDGMAEFPVLRFVDVAGVLISYREVGEGGTVLVRGWRWRLRCWKAGAGSVIGTMQWSRWFFC comes from the exons ATGATTGAGGATGGAGAGCAGGTGCTTACTGAAGAGGAGGACATCCGTAAATCAACAGAGAATTTCTTTAAGAGGTTGCTGACGGAGGATGTAGGACCGCTTGTTGATCCAGATCTGGATATTATTTCTTCTCTACCCCCGCATGTGGACATGGATTTGCTGGAGAAGGCTCCTGTGGCAGAGGAAGTTAGGCAGATTATTTTCAGCATGAATGTGGATAGTGCTACAGGGCCGGATGGGTACTCTGCATTGTTCTTTCAAAGTTGCTGGGACATTATTGGTGGGGATGTGACCGAGGCTGTTTTGGACTTCTTTGGTGGCTCCCAGATTCCAAGAGGTATTGCAGCGACTCTAATTGTTCTTGTCCCAAAGAAGAAGAATCCGACAAGATGGGCCGAGTTCAGGCCGATCAGCTTGTGTAATGTaatgaataaaattatttcCAAGCTTCTTGCCTCAAGGATGGCCCCGCTGCTACCTTTGCTCACAGTTCCAAATCAAAGCGGCTTTGTTAAAGGACGACTACTTAGTGACAATGTACTTTTGGCTAAGGAGTTGTTTCATGAAATCTGGAAAGGTGTGACGTCTCCAAATATGGTGTTAAAGCTTGATATGGAGAAAGCTTATGACCGTGTCCAATGGTCATTTTTACTCAAAGTTCTAGGAAAGATGGGATTCTTGGAGAAATGGCTAATGATGATTGGGAACTGTATAACTCCCTGTTGGTTTTCGGTGTTAATTAATGGGAGTGTGGCTGGTTTCTTCAAGTCGACAAGAGGGCTCAGACAAGGAGATCCAATCTCCCCCTCGCTATTTATCCTTGCAGCTGATTACCTGTCGAGGTTGCTTGACCACCTTATTTTGGATCGAAAGGAAATGTTATGTCGCACGGCAAGATACACTATGGGGATCTCGCATTTGGCTTATGCAGATGATATAATGATCTTCTCGCAGGCCAAAAGTTCTTCTATTTTGCAGATAACAGAGTGTTTAAAACACTACATGGAGGTATCGGGCCAGAAAGTGAATGTGAGTAAGAGTTGTTTCTACTTGGATAAAAAGCATATTGCTTGGGCAAGAGAAGTGAGGGAG GTGCTTGAGCCTACAAAGGGGGCGATGAGACAGATTGAGCAAGTGATGGCTCT CTTGGCTGATACTGTGGAGGCTTTTAGCATAAAGATGTGGTGGTGGTTTAGAGG ATCTAACCGATTTAGCCCGATGAGGAGGAGATTGTTCAAGGTTGGGGAATTATGCAGGGAGCAGGTCAGGTGGGTGGTGGGGGATGGAAACATTAACTTTTGGTATGATTCTTGGGTGAAAGAATACCCGCTAGCAAGCAGGTACAACTCCAGGCCGTTGCTTCCTTCTTTGAAAGTCAGTGATTTGTGGACGGGGGAACAGTGGAATGAAATGGAACTCTGGAGGATGATGGAGGAAGAGGGGCTACCGGAGGATGTTGTTGTGCAGATTTTGCAAATTCCTTTTGATAGGAGGGTTAGGGATAGGGGTAGATGGAAATTAACTGGAAATGGGGAGTTTTCTGTAGCCTCAGCTTGGGAATTGGTGAGAAGTAAAGCTGGGAAGAGGCTCATCTTTGAAATGATTTGGGGGAAAG AAAGAAATGAAAGTGTGCATAGGGAGAAGGTGTTTGAGGTTGGGAATGTGATAAAGAAAGTAAATACTCAGTTGAGATACTTGGTCTTGGCAAAGTTGATAGGCCCAGATCAGTGGAGGGGCTGCTGCCCACAATTGGATGTGATGGTTGGTGTGACGAGTGTGGGACGGAGGGGGAGAGTTGAGAGGGTGCAGTGGCGGTCGCCAGATATGGGTTGGGTGAAAATCAATGTGGATGGTGCTTTTTCGCCTAATACACATAGGGCCGGTGGGGGTGTGGTAAGAGATTGTGAGGGAGAGATACTTTCTGCATTTGCTGCAGGTTTTGAAGTAAGATCAGGTTTGGGAGCTGAGGTGGCAGCTGTTTTGGTTGGCGTGGCCCTGGCAAAGCAATGTGGCAGGAACATTTGGATTGAATCTGACGCGGAATTAGTGGTTCGATGGCTTGACACGGGTCAGCTGGGGCCGTCAGAGGTATGTGTTGAGTTGGCCAAAGTTAGGAGAGAGCTGGAGGAAA GCAGGCTCGAGACTGATGTATACAAGGGATTCGGTGCCTTCTCGGGTAAAAGTGTTATGCAGGCTCGATCAGATGGGATGGCCGAATTTCCAGTTCTGAGGTTCGTTGATGTTGCAGGGGTTCTAATATCTTACAGGGAGGTTGGTGAAGGAGGCACGGTGCTGGTCCGGGGGTGGCGCTGGAGACTGAGGTGCTGGAAAGCTGGTGCTGGCTCGGTGATTGGAACGATGCAATGGAGCAGATGGTTTTTTTGTTAG